A genomic region of Fusarium oxysporum Fo47 chromosome VI, complete sequence contains the following coding sequences:
- a CDS encoding putative MFS transporter produces the protein MARISLFILLLGALVSLAAASAPTFCKCTCFKNSTIIPLGPKGETSSSQLRRAVLDFSTPHLEPRSKSKSCSECTKAFCLKQGIDFCKDATEEDVTTMCFQRDSNKDKIIVWAFIIGTVGLLGWAAFKKVVALRQGPTFGRQGSNYAPMQGNFR, from the exons ATGGCACGAATATCTCTGTTTATCCTCCTGCTAGGAGCTTTGGTCTCGCTTGCCGCAGCGT CCGCGCCAACCTTCTGTAAATGCACATGCTTTAAGAACAGCACCATTATCCCTCTCGGGCCCAAAGGCGAAACATCCTCATCCCAGCTTCGTCGCGCCGTTCTCGATTTCTCGACTCCTCATCTCGAGCCACGCTCGAAATCGAAATCATGCTCCGAATGTACCAAGGCCTTTTGTCTCAAGCAGGGCATTGACTTCTGTAAGGACGCGACAGAAGAGGACGTCACGACTATGTGCTTTCAACGTGACagcaacaaagacaagatcaTAGTATGGGCTTTCATTATTGGTACTGTTGGATTGTTGGGCTGGGCTGCGTTCAAGAAGGTTGTGGCGTTGCGCCAGGGGCCTACGTTTGGAAGACAGGGCAGCAATTATGCTCCCATGCAAGGGAACTTCCGATGA